In Chthonomonadales bacterium, one genomic interval encodes:
- a CDS encoding NTP transferase domain-containing protein yields the protein MPATSVAGTRVRRAVVPAAGLGTRLRPITSAIPKEMLPVGRKPVLEHVVDELRAARITEVVFVISPGKEVVRAYFGDGCNRGVRCAYVVQPEMLGLGDALLRAEPLVADEPFAVAFGDCIVQAQTPPLARLLAAQAENAWDAAVLVERVPRESTSRYGVVSPTPGADAAAAFAIRDVVEKPRPEEAPSDLAVAARWVLCPAVFDVIRRTPADANGEVGLTQAVRLLLREGGRVGAVRLLAGERRLDIGAWRTYLAAAAEAAIDDSESGPAVRDLLAERIERP from the coding sequence ATGCCAGCGACGTCCGTGGCCGGAACGCGCGTCCGGCGCGCCGTCGTCCCCGCCGCCGGCCTGGGGACACGTCTGCGACCGATCACCAGCGCCATCCCCAAGGAGATGCTGCCCGTCGGGCGCAAGCCCGTTCTGGAGCACGTCGTCGACGAGTTGCGCGCCGCCAGGATCACCGAGGTGGTCTTCGTCATCTCGCCCGGCAAGGAGGTGGTGCGCGCCTACTTCGGCGATGGCTGTAACCGCGGCGTGCGGTGCGCCTATGTCGTGCAGCCGGAGATGCTCGGCCTTGGCGATGCGCTCCTTCGCGCCGAACCGTTGGTGGCGGACGAGCCCTTCGCCGTGGCGTTCGGCGACTGCATCGTGCAGGCGCAGACGCCACCGTTGGCCCGGTTACTGGCCGCCCAGGCAGAGAACGCGTGGGATGCCGCCGTCCTGGTGGAGCGCGTGCCCCGCGAGAGCACGTCGCGGTACGGCGTCGTGTCCCCCACGCCGGGCGCCGACGCCGCCGCAGCGTTCGCGATTCGGGACGTGGTGGAGAAGCCGCGCCCGGAGGAGGCGCCGAGCGATCTGGCCGTCGCTGCCCGATGGGTCCTTTGTCCGGCCGTTTTCGACGTCATTCGGCGCACCCCGGCGGACGCCAACGGCGAGGTCGGTCTGACCCAGGCCGTCCGCCTGCTGCTCCGCGAGGGCGGCCGGGTCGGCGCCGTGCGCCTGCTGGCCGGCGAGCGGCGGCTGGACATCGGCGCCTGGCGGACCTACCTGGCCGCAGCCGCCGAGGCGGCCATCGACGATTCGGAGAGCGGCCCGGCCGTGCGCGATCTCCTCGCCGAGAGGATCGAGCGGCCATGA
- a CDS encoding NDP-sugar synthase, with protein MIGVIIAGGPGTRLHPLTYCRPKHLLPLGNRAFLEYQVALLRRHGIAEVVVATSYLAEQIEAHFGDGSRFGVRMRYAVEREPLGTGGAIANAAGPVAGAALVLNGDILTDFDLAAMLRGHRDRGACATIALRRVRRPHGFGALTLDGAGSVTQWREPSEEAKRLAAAHTGPLEEASDLINAGIYALEPPALEAIPRGRASSIEREVFPALIASGAGVAGHEGQGYWMDIGRPAQYLAASAAVLGRAVASDVDATAVNASARLAPDSSLDSLTSVGAGSSVGAGSRVTASIILDNAVIGERVQLDGTIVDTGVRIGDDVTARPGTVLAAGTIVGRGSRL; from the coding sequence ATGATCGGCGTGATCATCGCCGGCGGGCCCGGCACGCGGCTCCATCCGCTCACCTACTGCCGCCCGAAGCACCTCCTCCCGCTCGGCAACCGTGCCTTCCTAGAGTACCAGGTGGCGCTGCTGCGACGCCACGGCATCGCCGAGGTCGTTGTCGCCACAAGCTACCTGGCCGAGCAGATCGAGGCGCACTTCGGCGACGGGTCACGCTTCGGCGTGCGGATGCGCTATGCCGTCGAGCGTGAGCCGCTGGGGACCGGCGGAGCGATCGCCAACGCTGCGGGCCCGGTCGCCGGAGCCGCCCTCGTTCTCAACGGCGACATCCTGACCGACTTCGACCTGGCCGCGATGCTGCGCGGACACCGCGACCGCGGCGCCTGCGCCACCATCGCGTTGCGACGCGTGCGCCGGCCGCATGGGTTCGGCGCGCTCACACTCGATGGCGCCGGAAGCGTCACGCAGTGGCGAGAGCCCTCCGAGGAGGCCAAGCGGCTCGCCGCCGCGCACACCGGCCCGCTGGAGGAGGCGTCCGACCTGATCAACGCGGGGATCTACGCGCTGGAGCCTCCGGCCCTCGAGGCGATCCCGCGCGGGCGCGCGTCGTCCATCGAGCGCGAGGTGTTTCCCGCGCTCATCGCGAGCGGCGCGGGCGTCGCCGGCCACGAGGGCCAGGGGTACTGGATGGACATCGGGCGCCCCGCCCAGTACCTGGCCGCGAGCGCGGCCGTGCTGGGGCGCGCCGTTGCCAGCGACGTGGACGCGACGGCCGTGAACGCGAGTGCCCGCCTGGCCCCCGACTCCTCGCTAGACTCCCTGACGAGCGTGGGAGCGGGCTCGAGTGTGGGCGCCGGTTCGCGGGTGACAGCGAGTATAATACTGGACAACGCCGTGATCGGGGAGCGCGTCCAACTGGACGGGACGATCGTCGACACGGGGGTGCGGATCGGCGACGACGTGACCGCTCGTCCGGGCACCGTCCTCGCCGCCGGCACCATCGTCGGGCGCGGGTCCCGGCTGTAG
- a CDS encoding DegT/DnrJ/EryC1/StrS family aminotransferase produces the protein MRTEVDDAVRSVLASGRYILGPEVASLEEEIAEACGAAHAVAVNSGTDALLLALRAHGVGPGDEVVTTPFTFVATVEAILHAGARPVFADIDPDTFGLDAEATASRLTPRTRAILPVDLFGQMADRASFERLAGERGLALIWDSAQAIGARLGGRRLGEHTGSCTLSFFPTKNLGACGDGGMVLTNDAAIRDRLLRLRFHGSAGGYLYADVGYCSRLDALQAAILRVKLPHLPGWTEARRRHAARYRELLARSSAHLPVERPGSYHTYHQFTLRHTERDGLKQFLAARGIDSGVYYPLPLHLQEAFAFLGGRAGDCPQVELASREVLSIPVYPELTGEQLSYVAEAVLAFDEQTGGRATGAGARGAAGG, from the coding sequence ATGCGCACCGAGGTCGACGATGCCGTTCGCTCGGTGCTCGCGAGCGGACGCTATATTCTGGGCCCCGAGGTGGCGTCCCTCGAGGAAGAGATCGCGGAGGCCTGCGGGGCCGCCCACGCGGTCGCCGTCAACTCAGGCACCGATGCGCTGCTGCTCGCGCTGCGAGCGCACGGCGTCGGCCCCGGCGACGAGGTGGTCACCACGCCCTTCACCTTCGTGGCGACCGTCGAGGCCATCCTGCACGCCGGCGCCCGGCCCGTCTTCGCGGACATCGACCCCGACACGTTCGGTCTGGACGCCGAGGCCACCGCAAGTCGCCTTACCCCGCGCACCCGCGCGATCCTTCCAGTCGACCTCTTCGGGCAGATGGCCGACCGCGCGAGTTTCGAGCGCCTTGCGGGCGAGCGCGGCCTCGCGCTGATCTGGGACTCGGCGCAGGCCATCGGCGCGCGGCTCGGCGGCCGGCGCCTCGGCGAGCACACCGGCTCCTGCACGCTCTCCTTCTTTCCAACGAAAAACCTGGGGGCCTGCGGCGACGGCGGCATGGTGCTCACGAACGACGCGGCGATCCGCGACCGCCTCCTGCGCCTACGGTTCCACGGCAGCGCGGGCGGCTACCTCTATGCCGACGTGGGCTACTGCAGCCGGCTCGACGCGCTCCAGGCCGCCATTCTGCGCGTTAAGCTCCCGCACCTCCCCGGATGGACGGAGGCGCGCCGGCGCCACGCGGCGCGGTACCGCGAGTTGCTGGCCCGCTCGAGCGCGCACCTCCCCGTCGAGCGACCGGGCTCCTATCACACCTACCACCAGTTCACTCTGCGGCACACCGAGCGCGACGGCCTCAAGCAGTTCCTCGCGGCGCGCGGCATCGACTCGGGCGTCTACTACCCGCTGCCGCTCCACCTCCAGGAGGCCTTTGCCTTTCTAGGAGGCCGCGCGGGCGACTGCCCGCAGGTCGAGCTCGCATCGCGCGAGGTGCTCTCGATCCCCGTCTATCCGGAGCTGACCGGTGAGCAGCTCTCCTATGTGGCCGAGGCCGTGCTCGCTTTCGACGAGCAGACCGGCGGCCGCGCCACGGGCGCCGGTGCTCGCGGCGCAGCGGGGGGCTGA
- a CDS encoding NDP-sugar synthase, producing MKAMILAAGVGSRLDPLTRNLPKPLVPIVNRPVMQHIVELLRKHGFTHIMVNLHYLGDQIAEYFGDGSRFGVNIHYSHEDQLWGDAGSVKRVEDFLKDDTFIVVGGDDLADLDLTRLVKTHRDKRALATIALSLVDDPSEYGIVLMNEEGRITRFLEKPKGEFIFSNTANTGVYVFEPEVFELIPRNTFYLFGKSFFPQMLEQKRPLYGHLTAAYWMDVGNLDIYRRTHIDALAGRVGINFPMPEVRKYVWIGSNVDIDPSAEIGYPVAIADDCRIEAGARVLEHTVLGHGCAVEQGAVVKESILWDGAVAMRNTWLERCVVGRGCHVKTNAAIFDGVIVNPQRGDNHG from the coding sequence ATGAAAGCGATGATCCTGGCCGCCGGAGTGGGTTCACGGCTCGACCCGCTGACGCGAAACCTGCCGAAGCCGCTCGTGCCGATCGTAAACCGCCCCGTGATGCAGCATATCGTGGAGCTTCTGCGCAAACACGGCTTCACCCATATAATGGTCAACCTGCACTACCTCGGCGACCAGATCGCGGAGTACTTCGGCGATGGAAGCCGATTCGGCGTGAACATCCACTACTCGCATGAGGACCAGCTCTGGGGCGATGCCGGCAGCGTGAAGCGAGTGGAGGACTTCCTCAAGGACGACACCTTCATCGTAGTGGGAGGCGACGATCTGGCCGATCTCGACCTCACGCGACTCGTCAAGACCCACCGCGACAAGCGCGCCCTCGCCACCATCGCCCTCTCCCTCGTGGACGACCCCTCGGAGTACGGCATCGTCCTGATGAACGAGGAGGGCCGGATCACGCGCTTCCTCGAGAAGCCCAAGGGCGAGTTCATCTTCTCCAACACGGCCAACACCGGCGTCTATGTCTTCGAACCCGAGGTCTTTGAGCTCATTCCGCGCAACACCTTCTACCTCTTTGGCAAGAGCTTCTTCCCCCAGATGCTGGAGCAGAAGCGCCCGCTCTACGGGCATCTGACCGCCGCGTACTGGATGGACGTCGGGAACCTGGATATCTACCGGCGCACGCACATCGACGCGCTGGCCGGCAGGGTGGGCATCAACTTCCCGATGCCCGAGGTCCGCAAGTACGTCTGGATCGGCAGCAACGTGGACATCGACCCATCCGCCGAGATCGGCTATCCCGTCGCCATCGCGGACGACTGCCGCATCGAGGCGGGCGCGCGCGTGCTGGAGCACACGGTCCTCGGGCATGGATGCGCGGTTGAGCAGGGGGCCGTGGTGAAGGAGTCGATCCTCTGGGACGGCGCGGTCGCGATGCGCAACACCTGGCTGGAGCGCTGCGTGGTCGGCCGCGGGTGTCACGTGAAGACGAATGCGGCGATCTTCGACGGCGTGATCGTCAACCCGCAGCGCGGCGACAACCACGGCTGA
- a CDS encoding carboxypeptidase regulatory-like domain-containing protein encodes MTTHATWRLGAAALAALVVALCGCGGGGGGAPPADVAGRVLLVSTNQPPDPPATVRVGGRSATTAVDGTFVLTGVASTATEIVVTASGAPELRQPLPTLAANTRTDLGDLFLSSQGYTATAVGRIVRVDTFAPVANARVRLSGQVQVTGADGAFRFTGLPVGLGGTTEPVGLVTAQGFEDKPISLDLPLGPPGNPPSDNDLGDIPISPPVGGIPGGPSNIRGAITVQGATDFAGTTVTLIDRSTGSTVATRQTASDGAYGFWVVAGAYAVRAEHVGFQTKTQDVTLQRPDRPVTVNLTLVP; translated from the coding sequence GTGACGACGCATGCAACATGGCGGCTGGGGGCCGCCGCCCTGGCCGCGCTGGTGGTTGCACTGTGCGGATGTGGGGGCGGGGGCGGGGGCGCGCCGCCGGCCGACGTGGCGGGGCGCGTACTCCTCGTCTCGACCAACCAGCCGCCGGACCCGCCGGCTACGGTGAGAGTCGGGGGGCGCTCGGCGACCACCGCCGTCGACGGTACGTTCGTGCTCACCGGCGTCGCGTCGACCGCCACGGAGATCGTGGTGACCGCCTCCGGCGCGCCGGAACTGCGCCAGCCGCTGCCGACGCTCGCGGCGAACACCCGCACCGACCTCGGCGACCTGTTCCTCTCAAGCCAGGGCTACACGGCTACCGCCGTCGGTCGAATCGTGCGGGTGGACACGTTCGCGCCCGTGGCGAACGCGCGGGTCCGCCTGTCCGGCCAGGTTCAGGTCACGGGCGCCGACGGCGCGTTTCGCTTCACGGGGCTGCCCGTCGGCCTCGGCGGCACGACGGAGCCGGTCGGCCTCGTGACGGCTCAGGGGTTCGAGGACAAGCCGATCTCCCTTGACCTGCCCCTGGGCCCGCCCGGTAACCCGCCCAGCGATAACGACCTGGGCGACATCCCCATCTCGCCGCCGGTCGGCGGCATCCCGGGCGGACCCTCGAACATCCGGGGCGCCATCACCGTGCAGGGCGCCACGGACTTCGCTGGCACCACGGTGACGCTCATCGATCGGTCCACCGGTTCGACGGTGGCGACCCGCCAGACCGCCTCCGACGGCGCCTACGGCTTCTGGGTGGTCGCGGGTGCCTACGCGGTGCGCGCGGAACATGTGGGCTTTCAGACGAAGACGCAGGATGTGACGCTGCAGCGGCCGGACAGACCTGTCACTGTGAACCTCACGCTGGTTCCCTGA